ATCAGAAGTGCAGAATAGAACCAAGGTTGGTTGAAAGCAAATGTCCGATTTTTGAGAAACACAAAAACGCCCTTCCCTGTACGGGAAAGGCGTTTCTCTTCATTTTGCAATGAATGTGTACAAAAGTATATCAGGCATCCCTGTTACCAGTTCAGACCGTTATCCTTGGCGATCGGCTCTTCCTTAACCAAGGTGTAGAGGCTGCTCGCCTCATCCTTCTTGGTACTCTCGGCAAGACGCTCCACCTTCACGGTGACCAGCTTTTGACCAAACTGAACCGTAAGCTCATCGCCCACTTTGACAGCGGCGCTTGGTTTCGCTTCACGTCCGTTCACCAGCACACGTCCCTGTTCGGAAACGTCCTTGGCTACGGTGCGGCGTTTAATCAGCCGAGAGACCTTCAGGAATTTATCAAGACGCATTATTTTACGGCTTCTTTAAGTTTGTTGCCTGCTTTGAACGCAGGAACGGTGGACTCAGGAATCACGATTTCATTCCCTGTTTGCGGGTTACGTCCGGTACGACCGGAACGTTTGCGGGTCTCAAAAGTGCCAAAGCCGATCAGTTGTACTTTGTCTCCGCTGGCAAGTGCATCTGTAATTTCTCCCAAAAAGCCGTTCAATACGGACTCAACGTCTTTTTTAGTCAAACCGCTTTTGGTGGAAATGTTGTTAATCAGATCTGTTTTGTTCATTTTTAAAAGCCTCCCAAATTGAAAAAAAAGTATCTGCGAATCCGTGACAACAGATCTGCTGCTGCTGGCTCCGCGCAAGGTTACTACACATGTATTCTGGCTTGGCATCTGAAATCCTGCCTCGGTCTTCGACTTTTTTTCACTTTTTGTCGGTCCTGCCCAAGAACAGTCTAAGTCCAGTACCCGAAACACCTCTCCGTTAATCACACGCTTTCTCGTGCAACCCGTCCGAGATGCTTCGACGACACGATACGCATGATGCAACTAATGATATCGGATCAGCGCCCAAAATGCCAGGACCCTTTACAATCCAGCCTTCTTCGCTGCCTGCCAATATTGCTCCATTTCATCAACATTGCTGTCTGATGGAGTTCTTCCCTGTTCACGCAGACACTCCTCGATATACTGGAAACGCTGAATGAATTTCCGATTGGTGGCGGCAAGCGCCTCCTCCGGATCGGTATCAATAAATCTCGCTACATTGGCAGCTGCAAACAATAAATCACCCAGTTCCAGCTTCCGTTCTTCCGCTGACTGGTTATGCTGCACTGCTTCTTTTAGCTCTGCCAGTTCTTCCTCAATCTTGGCAAAGACACCTTCTACGTCATCCCAATCAAAGCCGACTTTAGCCGCTTTTTTCTGTAATTTGTACCCTTTCATCAAGGCAGGCAAGTCGCGGGGAATTCCGTCCAGCACAGAAGTCTGCTGCAAATCCTGTCCCTTGCGCTTTTTCTCCTCTGCCTTCATCTGTTCCCAGTTTTGCAGCGCTTCATTCGCGTTCTCAGCCTGTTGTTCACCGAATACATGCGGATGACGGAAAATCAGCTTGTCGTTCAAACCTTCGATTACGTCGTACACGTTAAATGTACCAACCTCTTCTTCCATCTGGGCGTGCAACAAAATCTGCAGCAGGAGATCACCCAGCTCTTCCTTCATGTGATCAGGGTCATCTTCATCAATCGTTTCAATGACTTCATAGGTTTCCTCAATCAGGTTTTTACGAATGGACTGGTGGGTCTGCTCCTGAT
Above is a window of Paenibacillus sp. E222 DNA encoding:
- a CDS encoding HU family DNA-binding protein; translated protein: MNKTDLINNISTKSGLTKKDVESVLNGFLGEITDALASGDKVQLIGFGTFETRKRSGRTGRNPQTGNEIVIPESTVPAFKAGNKLKEAVK
- a CDS encoding RNA-binding S4 domain-containing protein, with the protein product MRLDKFLKVSRLIKRRTVAKDVSEQGRVLVNGREAKPSAAVKVGDELTVQFGQKLVTVKVERLAESTKKDEASSLYTLVKEEPIAKDNGLNW